From the Ipomoea triloba cultivar NCNSP0323 chromosome 8, ASM357664v1 genome, the window ATACACTCATACTCatcaaatattacattttttccgaCCCTTTAGAGGGTACAGTGATGAAATCCTTTCGACATAAAGAAAATttgttaaacatataatatataaacataaatgtgcaattttattatcagtttagacttttagttgggaTGGAACACATGTTTTGGTATCAAAGTCATCCTCGTGCTAAAGGTATAGTAGTCTTGTGTTGTTTAGAGGCGAAAGTAAAATATCACACCTTTTAacgttattttacttttttcatgAATTGGAGGCGGGGCACAACCCCTCTTTTTGACCTAAGGCTCGCTCGCTCACCAATCTGAGCAGAAGACATTGTCGGGTGGGGAGTTTGGCTGGAGCGGCACATCTATTAAAAGATAACGTAGGTCGGTTGGTGTCCTAAGATGAGCAACAGGGTAAAAGCTAGCTCGGTTGATTATGATTTCTAGTAGGAATATGAACCATGAAAGCATGGCTTAACGATCCTTTAGACTTTTGAAATTCGAAGCTAGAGGTGTCAGAAAAGTTACCACATGAATAACTGGTTTGTGGCAGCCAAGTGGACATTCTTACACATGTGAGGggcatgttgagcatatatataatatataaacataaatgtgcaatctaacTATCAGCCTAGCTTTTTAATTGAgatggcatatatatatgtttcaactaaatttattaattatacatttttctaCCTTATCATTATTTTCAACTACGACATGTATCAcatattatatgaaaaaattgtaCCTGAATTCGTGAGTCTTGTCAGCAATTTCCTTGCTCAGTCTCACATGAAGACTGTTCTCTAGCTAAACGTCGAGGACAAAAGAATGCTTTAATTACTTACTAAATATGAGCATTAGAATTATTTGTGCACATGAATTTGGTGTTATATATGTGTGCAtgtgatttcaaaaaaaaaaattcccataAATCAgatgtaagttttttttttctctttaatttatGGGAAAGTCTACCATGCAGCTATTATTCGAAGATGTGCTATTGATGAAATCGACAAATGACCATAAAGAGGTAAATTAGTTTATATTGCCTATAACTGACTTGTTCAAAGTGAAAAACAAAAAGTGATTTttatgtattcaaaaaaaaaaaaagtgatttttataGAGGTATGTATAACATTACTTGCAGTTTaaaatgcaataatataattgaaatacATACCTGAAGTTCAAGAGAAGGTTGGagatttgttttctcattaTTGTCACTAGAGTGCAACTTGTATTTTCCAAGGATATCCTTCATGCTACAATCAATAAAACAAACCAATAATGACATTAACTTCATCAATAGACTGTTTAGTTTATTCATAATAATTGAGGTTTTTCAAATCGAGAAGGTGTTGGCAAGAATCAAATTTCTGATATGATCTTTAGGTACGAGAATCTTGTTCAATTCCTCCCATTCAGCTACTGTTTTCGTGCAAATCCTTGCAATTTTGAGTGTTCATGTgggaattatttttttaatttttttttttttttttttgcgttcAATACTTCagtagtatttttaatgtagtttctaaatatataaattttatatattaatgataaacttaatattatgacaaattaaattgtaaataacttaatattattatatattttatttattaatcaaataatgaccATTTGGTTAGAACTATGGAATGGATAGACAATAACCCACAAATAGGAGTACTATATTTGGCaatattataagttataactattGACTGTATAGCATTGTTGTAGTTTATTTAAGACAATAATCATATCAATCAATCATTTAAAGTAAATTAAGgattattcacaatttatagTCATACAATTTGTCAAACTTGGAGGCCTAAGTAATCTACCTTTTACTTGACAAATATTTTGGATTATGAATTGTATGGGCTACAAACTTATGGACATCTATATATTTGTGccaaaaaatttgtaatttcattttaataaaCTATATTGTAAAAGAATTTTATACGGTATCATGCATTATCATGTCATACTTTCAAAGAAAAATTCTAtactttatttttctataaaataataaattctatactttatttttctatagaataatattttttgctcatttaaatttttacatGCTTTTACACAAAATTGATTTGACTTTATCTATACCATAAGATGCTAATTAAGTATTGAATAGTATAGTAGTTTGATCTGAAAGCACAGATAACTTTGTGTAAAAGCATGTAAAATTAGAATGTGCAATATTAGCATTTTCTCCTtcatattgaaataaaaataaaaataaaaataaaaataaaaatattagcaTCCCTCCTTTCAATGTAAAACTTGAATGCACATTGACATATAtgtatgcattatattttttttattcatctatttatttatatttacaattaattaGATTCTAATTCTTGATTATAACAAAACAAAGACAATTTCCTTACTAAATCTCATtacaattaccaagtatttatatttaaatatttgaaggaaaagTCACCTAAGTCTGCCAAAAATAGCAATAAACTGAAGCATTCATCCATATGCAGATAATTAAGAAGTGATATGATTGATATGACTGGACAAGGTAGGGGAGATCAAATTTAAGAATCCCAACTGCAACAACAGACATTGTTACCAAAAATACTATTTTCATTCCAAAAACTACTCCAAATTTTTTACTCTCAttaagtatttaaattttattgaagaaaaaaaaataatggataaaaatCATGACCCCTTGTAAAGTTTTAGTAAGCAATCAAGCCACATTATAGAGAGTATAGAATGAaaatacatgtaaaattactCTGCTACATGTGCTGCTGGTCAGCTCAAAGACTAGAAAAGCAAGAAAAGTGATATAGTGTGCAGAAAGCAGCATAATAAATCATGGGACAAGTCGAGCTGATGATGCACATAAAACCTCGTCAAACATACGGAGCATCAAACAACTCAAACAACATAGATATCTACGAAGCACAAATCAATTCAAAcaattcaacttttttatttttatttttttttaaatgaatatatatacagataGATATGTGCtccttcagtaggttgagaaagtagctatgaacagatactacattgtaacagagagTCAGTAgttcttacaaaaatatatacagatagatatatagatagatacCTGGAGCTAGAAAAGTCGTAGAGCTTGCCGGTAGCGGAGAAGACGATGAGGGCGATCTGAGCATCGCAGAGCACAGAGAGTTCTTGAGCTTTCTTGAAAAGCCCTCTTCTCCTCTTTGAGAATGTCACTTGCCGAGCCGTTATGTTATCTATcttctttatctttatcttctctcgagccatcaatttttaattaatttctagCTCAGATCAATTCCTCTACCTGAACATATCATCATGAAAAACAACATCAAGCCCATTATCATAATGAACATATGAGTTGAAGAGAAAAAGTTTGAGAATTAAACAAATCTGGGTTTGCTAGAATGAAGCAGACGAGGTTtcttggaaagaaaaaaaaaattgcctttttttctttctctttttttctgcTAAATTTAGtataatacaaattacaaaagcGTGGTGTTTCGCAGAAACCctagaagatgaagaaaaagaaaatcccATTTCAGACTGGGGCGGAAAACCCCAGAAAAATCTGACCAATAAATTGGCATGAACGTGCAGACCTGAGGTGAATGAATATTGGAGTGTAGGGACTGTTTGGCTTTCTATCTCCTTATTGGGAGTGATGGGATTCCAGCTGATCGATCTGATGAACTGATGAATATAATGCCTTTCTTTTTTATGTAAAACCCTTTTGTGGTCCTCTTCCAAAGTACTCCGtagaaaagaaagagagagagagagagtggggaATGGGTACTGTTGTGAGAGATAAGTGGTTCAAGAAAGGAAAGTCTGCTCCCtggttaataaaataaatgagtaAAAAAACCCTTGCTTTCAAGAGAACTTGAATTGCCCAAAGTTTAAGGTTACTATTAATGGTAGTTTCTTATCCTCTCCCTCACTTCCTTTattatcatgtatatatatggctGCTTACCTCACCAATACATTTTAGGAAAGAAAGACTTGTGTTTTTTATGCTGATCTCTTGAGtggtattataatttttttattttgaataatgcTATTCTTCActgttgattttatttattattcccTTTTTTACTCTCTACTTAATTACATGAACATCTTCTAATTAATTcatctagaaaaaaaaatagtgagtTACAGTTTTTATTACTCTATTTCTTTCTATCAATAAAATCACAACACACATGGCGGAAGTTTTAATGTCTAGGGTTCATATATCTTTGTTTTGATGTTTACATCTTGACatggtaataatttatttttgttcatgGGCTACCGTGAATTGGACGACTTCacttaatgttttaaaaaaaatatgtttattcattaaatataaaaagaatcaATCAAATATTGTCACATAAAGAagtgaattcaatttttttattcatttactaCTCGTGAGTTGGTTGTCCTCCTCATATATGTTGGCCCCAAGGTATAAGGAGATGAGGGAAGAGTTGAATAGActtttaacaatttaaaatttttgaaagtgaTAGTGTTTACGCAAAGGAAGTCTTTAATCTTACCTTAAAGAGATTTGTGTACCTTGAAGTAAGAGCATGTGAATATGTATGAATGTTAAGCTCaatagaaattaaagaaattaggATAGAGAGAGATAGAGTCACAAATACTTTAAGATCAGATATTTTGTAGCGGAAAGTTGTATTAGCACATGTCAGAATCAAACAATTACCACCACGCaaaaagttataactaatagCGAAAGCGCGTGTACTCTTCAACGTCACATTTCGATGACAAGATGCAAGACTTAGCCATCCAAGCCTCTACCGAATAGCACATGTGAATAAATGGCTTTGTAAGAACCTTTTCCAAAACAAATAAGACTAAGTGTgaataaaaatgcaataaagTAAAGTTGGAAAGATTTATAGTGGGTTGAAGATGGTGTAATTTGTGGGTATTGCTCGAACTACTCTTCGAAGTACCATTTTGAAAGATTTAATTCTGACTcttttaaattaattcaaatttttaattctagAATTAAAATCTAGGTTAATGGGTTGAAGGTTACAGACTGATTTTTAAACCAGTGATAATGCCATGGTTTAATGCTATTTATTTCTCCATCTCTTATAAAAGCCTTGTTGTTGGCAGATTGTTTACGCGTTGGTTTTGAGTCATCaaaatctttattttctctctacCTTTCTCTCATTTTCTTGAAAGGAAAATTTCTTCCAACACTTTTGAAAATAATCGAAGTGCTCGGTACGTCTGTGTTCTAGTTTGCCAGGTTTATTcatttgagtgctcaaacgttAAACCGTAATCCATTTAATTCTGGGAGGCTATCGCTACAACGCTCCTCAAGAGGTAGCGAATCGATTTTGAAGAGAGTGCGAGTACACACAACTCATATTTCTACTGCTTCTTCCTCCTTTTCTTGATCATTGAGTTTAtattctaatttataaaatCCTCATTttcgtttttatttattttgtataaataaattcgAACAtgtgccaatgaccttgtgctctagtggcacccggtgtcccgattaacactcacacatggatgatggaagtgggttcgagcttcagtggagtcTATTGACTCGACAGATACTAcgttgtaacagagtcagtagtactcaagaGAAAAAAATCGAACATGCTAGTTTCGTACTAGTTTGCGGTTggaattattttatatatatataatttgttctATCGACTTATTCACAACCTACAATCTTAAAATCGATTTCTTTTGTGAATAAGTTGATGACTTCCACTTTTGTTGTAAGTAGAATTGTGAATGTTGCTCTTAGTGCACATTCAAGTGGTTGGAGCGGCAATGATGTTGCACCATTAGGGggtcaatttgacatttttttcctttttttttcataaaaaaatatatagtctAACCTTAGAACATCCACGAGGCGTTTCTTGGAAAGAATGAATTAGAGgaaaaatgaattgtaattctgtgagaaaagaataaagtgaaaattgaaattgaaatgtgAGGAATAGAATGATTGGGAATTGAAATGGAAGAAGTGAATGAGaactaaaatgtcattgtataataataataataataataataataataataataataatagtaattcatgatggaattacaattccacacATAATTCCACAAAGtgtgaaattgcaatttcatagGACCCTAAGAATTACAATTCTCTCTAATCAAaccatgaaattgcaattccatggaatTTTGTAGGAGTGTAATTACAATTTCATCCtatcattaataattttttgggATTATTTCAATTAGATGAGAGAGAagattattttgaattaaaatctTGTGAATGAAACAGTAAGTGTTGTAAAAACTCCCTTCCAATAAGATTCATTAATCGTGATGATTATCATAATCAagtgactaaaagtgaaataaattctttttaaaataacacACATATACATGCTTGAGATTGTATATTTAACTGTTCTAATTTCAATATTCTCCCAAACTTCTTCGTAGTCAGAGACACGACCGATTTTGAATACCCATCGTGAAatcattaagggtgtgtttggttcatggaaatTAAAATcggaatgaaaattaaatatttagtaatggGAATAAATTTTAGTGAAAACATTTTACATGTTTGATAGTATGgtagaattggaatgattactaatattgatgtttCGTTATGTGTGACCTTATAATAGGaataaatcttttaaaaatacaaaaacaaaaaaatctagACAATTTATCCTAATATAATGCCATCCAAaacatcaatatgaacaaaaaaaaatcataataaaaaattgaagagatAATCAATTCCCATAGTTGTGTGTTACAGAATTGTCAACCAAAcgctaactatgattttgattttcattctAAACTAAGCACCCTAACTTATTTAACTCATATCACTCAATCACATCATTACACACATTTCTGCTGGATCATTGCTACAGTTAAAAGAGAATTGTCTGACAACTGGTAAGGAAAACAAAACTTTTAAGGTAACAAAAATCTTAAAACTTTTCAAACCTTGTAGTAAGTTGCTTAAATTATCTAGCAGACTAGACAGTGTTCAGTAATCAGGAACCTCCTAAAGGGATGAGATGTATAAGGTACATTTGTTACAACAATTGAAAAACATTGTCACAGGTTGATGGCCAAATAACTGAACTTTCAACAGGCATAGAATTCCAGCATCTCTTCTTCCACTGGGTGAGTAGTGCCAACAATGACTAGACAGTGTAGAGGAGGCCCGAAGTCGTACGTTAGCAATCGCTTCATAGAACCTGCAACAACCTTCTGGTCTTCGCTGCCCAGCCGGGCAAAACCAACACAAGCAGTGTCTTCATTGTAGGCTGCAATTCGAGAAAGTAAATGAAAGTAGATATAGCATTAATCAAATTCTTCGGTTTTCACTGAGAAGCGATACTGAGAATGAGTACTGTTAAtatagccaaagaccttgtggtctagcgGCACCCGGTTACACCTccacatgggaggggtgggtttgagcctcagtggaggcgatattggctctttgtgtttcatttggttgagaaagtaactatgaacagatactacattgtaacagagtcaatagtactcaaaaaaaaaaaaaaaaaaaaaaaaagagttaaaacTAGATTTAGTTTTACTAACGTTGTTATAGTGCATTCAAATACCTGATTCCCCACGGGATTCTTCAACTTCTAAGAGTTGCTCAATGGCAGTGTTTATTGTCATGTACCTTGGTGGCTCATATTGCTTTTTGCCTCTGAGAATAAGATGAGGTTCTGAACAACTAAGTTAACCTATTTCATGAAGAATGTACTTAAATAGATAGATAGTAAATCTAACCTAGCCAAGGATTCCAATGAGGGTTCTTTCACCCGTATATCTGCAATATCAAATTGTAGAATTAAGTgcataaaagaaaattattataacaGAATACATTGACGtatatattaatactatgaGTGGTGAACAACTGAGCAGGGGGTTATGCTGCACTGTCAACAGATATGCGAGAGAAAGCTTTTTTCTAGACATATAGGACGGAAACAAATACTCAACGTCATAAAGAAACCAGCATTCCAACTCCAGAAGAGATAATAACTAAATGcttcaaaaaagtaaaaataatgtttttctaTATGAAATTTTGCTATTTTTGGGCCCTCATGTCCCGGTATTGACAGTGTTAACCCTCAAGTACAAAATTGTCCAGTCACTGTCCCCCTTGTTTCCAAGGCTTCCCATGTTAATCCCTTCATCCCTCAGTCTCACACCATCAAAAGCCACACGAGCAACCAACATGTGTAGATATtagttaaaatgaaaaaattaccaTTCCCATAATTGGTCTCTATAGTTAAAAAGtattcaatatttcaattagCATACCCACTGTTTCAAAAGTTTCCCCTGTTAGTTCTCCAAGGGACTAATGAGGGGAAACTTTGACAACAAGGGGGACGTTGATTGGAGAACTTTAAACTTAAGCAAGTAGTCAAACTCAGTGTAATGTTCCATAAAACCACTTTTTTGAAGCAGTACACTGTACACATAGTGGACTGTTCCATGAACAAGAATCAATGCCACATTTTATTGCGCTCATTGGAAGACTGGGGAAGATgtgaaacaaagaaaataaaaaagaacacAAGTTTTGTATTATTTCCATAAATCGAAATTCTTTTATGCCATCTGGTGTCTAATACTTGAGAAATACAAGTCAGAAACATCAAATCCAGCAATGAAaaactatacacacacacacagacacacataTCTTTTATATGATGAGCATTATGTAACCAAGGTATCAGCGGTACCTAGCAAACAGAGAGTATGCAATCCAAGCTTTCGATTTTCACGAATCTTCTCATAGAAACTGTCAGGCCTCCAAGTGTCTGTGAAGAAGGGTATGGAGATTGTCTCTCCGTAACGATAGAGCTGCAAGCCACAAACGCCAACAGCATTCATTACTGATGCATTATGCACAACCTTTACATCCACCCCCAACTTTTTTGCTCTAACAACAAGGTCACTGTGGGTAGTTGCCCTGGGTCCAATTCGAAAGTATGAAGAAACAAATTGTAATTGTCAACAAGCAGGCTAAATTACAAGTTTTAAagaacaaaattgaaatttttccTAAGCAGTATTAACAATCGCTCCACCAGCAAATGTATTTAGATGTATAAGCCATTTCATATGTAAACTGATCTACAAAGGTATCTTCAACAATCAAGTTAAACTTGGAAAATAATCAAATCTTTATCAATTGAGCCAAATGGTGAAACATCTGCATCTAGACTGATCCAGAATCAATGATTATAAACACCCAACTAACTAAGAAATGTATGACAGGAAAAAACAACaaatttaacaaaaacaaaatggcatacaacaaatcaaataaaGCGTAATCACGAAAACCGAGCATATACTGATAGAGAAAAGAAAATCACAAGttgaattaaatgaaaaaagcaTTCAATACCCGAAAGGGTCTCCAACTACAAGGAAAGCAATGTCGGAGGACTGCGCTTCCAATAGTATGGCATCAGCTTTCTCCTCAACAGTTTCTCTATCCGCAAGAGTAATCGATTTTCCGTATAAGTTTTCCTGCAAAGATTGAAACTTGATCGCATAAGCGCCCAAAACAAATCGCCAAAACGCTTGAAAGACGGAAAAAATTATTAGAGCAATGAGCAAGTGTTAACCAGAGTAGAAAGGCCATCAGAGGAGAGTCCAAAAGAGAGAAGAGAAGTGTAGGCTTCCATATACACTTGGCTGCATTTCTTCACTGCTTCAAGTCCTTTCAGGGTGATGTCTTTCTCATCCCCTAAGCCCAATCCGATTATATACAACATCTTATTAGATTTTCAGCTGCTATTAATTGTACGAAATTAGTTGAGTTCGCAGCTCAAATTGAAAGATCACTGAACCTAAACCCTAGAAAAACCCTCTGGCAGCGAGACTTGGAAGTTGGAACTGAAGGAGACGCTGATTTGCACGAGAAGCGTAATGGGACTTATGAGGCTTCCGGCTATTAACTATTaagtaggttttttttttttttttttttaaagaaatactTATTATTCGGGTAGTTCTACacttttgtaaaatattttcaactcaaataaTCTAAGTCCCTACTAGAGTTTGAACTTATTATCATATATTTAGAATGGTAAATGAGATTTTATCACACTACATGGAAGTTAGCAAgtagatttttttattaattagcaACTGACAAGTaggttttatttattaattagcggcaaattatactatggaacTACTGATAAATAACGTTCCTGCTATATTCAGGGTCGGCCCTGAGGGGTGCAGGGTGGGCACCTGCCCAGGGCCCATCTCTATAGGGGTCCATAGGCCAtaagatatacggagtattatatattaaaaaaataatagggtTAATTGTTTCTGGAAGTCAAGAACTGAACTCACGAAGACGGAATGAGACGTTGTCGCACACCCACCACTCACGCTACCCAGCCGCCCAAGAGTATAAAGGTCGTCGGTCGTGCCTACGCCACATCAACcactcaaatactcaataaaCAATATTCACTGCTTCGCCACCCAACCAATGCTTCGCCGGTTCGTTGCGCCTTAACCTAATCATCTTCGCAAATTGTAGATTCATAGTGCCTTCGCGATGTCGCCTAATGCGTAAATGCTCTAATCGCCTGCGGCCTGCCTAATCTACCATTGTACAGGTATTTTATGAATTGCAGAATGCATATTATACCGTAATGATGTATTGTTGTAATGTTGTTTGTGAAATCCTAAATTCCTAACTGAGTAATTGTCACTTtgctatttaaataattaaataaattaggaatttagtTTGCAGATGAATCGCAGAAATGCATAATTGTGGATTAATAAGGAATTGACGAATTGTAATTTTGGAATTAGGAATTTAGTTTGcagaattgcatttttttttttttttgcattgtaTTGTTGTTTAGGAATTCTAATATATTTCtaattatattgtattgttgtttaaatgtttaagagtttggaattaggaattttatttctgctttaattttatttattaggatttctatgtaaaatgaaattgtaagttTATTAGGTTTATTATATGGAGGGATTGAAGGGACATGTTTACCGTTGGTCGATCTAAAGATTTTCAATTGACTGATTTGGATTGATTGATTCATAAGTGCCATAtgcttttgtttcttttttgttaagatcgattttataatgctttttttttttttatacaatgttgcctaaaaaaattcattggtgaaaaaagaaaacgaagaaaacaaattgatcatccagaaacaaatttttcataaggggtccttttttaatttcgccTCGGGACCTATTAAAACTTTGGATCGGCCCTGACCATATTGTAAGTTCATATTTAGTATTctgaagattttaaaaatatttaaagtgtatactaaaaataaatatatatgtcaatGATTTGCCCTAATAACGTAAATTATAGTCCATTGTATAATGATTGTATGCGATTAATAAggttatatgtgtgtgtgtgagagataATTGTACTTAGGCCcagtttggtaaataatcagtcaattttagcttatttgatcactattagttgtttggttaataagctttttgtaacttcaaaaactaaaattcaaaaggctactcaaagcagccttttcaattagctttttgagaaaaaaaattataccaaacagctatcagctaacagctaatctatcaaacaactttctacaatcagctaatgttattaactaatcatacattctaacccaatcagctaacgatcatttaccaaacagggcacCAAACAGGGCATTAATCTCATGTTTCATATTCATTTGTTACTTGTTAATAATACTTAAAGTCTTGCAACAAAATTGCAACTTCATTACTAGTAGCACTAAATAGTTTTTGGTATTGatgataatttttcaaaattttgaaggaTTCTTATGGAATGAcaatgtgtatgtatatatgtgtttgtgttggtgtgttttttatttatatacatcTCACAACCATgtttgcagtaggcgctaggcgctagtcggacggtcgactagcgcctagcgcctaagcggatAGATATGTTAGgtccacaaataattaaatataattatatttatttaaattaattttcattacaattataaatttataattcaaataagtaaataaaaaataaaatataagatagatatggtgggtccacaaaaattaataaaaagaaagaattttAAGAATTGAGTGAGATAGCGGATAATAATGTGAATGTTTGGACTTACAAAAAACTTGAGAAAAAACTCAAACTTTTGAGGTTAACCTTAATAACACAACAGGTTTGCACATATAGGGCAAAaaggtaaatatataaaaagacaTATATACCCCTCTTAATTAGGGGTA encodes:
- the LOC116026784 gene encoding probable diphthine methyl ester synthase, yielding MLYIIGLGLGDEKDITLKGLEAVKKCSQVYMEAYTSLLSFGLSSDGLSTLENLYGKSITLADRETVEEKADAILLEAQSSDIAFLVVGDPFGATTHSDLVVRAKKLGVDVKVVHNASVMNAVGVCGLQLYRYGETISIPFFTDTWRPDSFYEKIRENRKLGLHTLCLLDIRVKEPSLESLARGKKQYEPPRYMTINTAIEQLLEVEESRGESAYNEDTACVGFARLGSEDQKVVAGSMKRLLTYDFGPPLHCLVIVGTTHPVEEEMLEFYAC